One genomic window of Vibrio mangrovi includes the following:
- the yfbR gene encoding 5'-deoxynucleotidase: MKKKQSTFMAWVTRMPLIKRWALMHCFQEENVSEHSHQVSVIAHLLTVIKNKRFGGNLSPERAAVIAIYHEISETKLQDINSKTKYHSPEFTAAFKKLEDIAEKECLETLPEDLRDEFADLLVQKNVDAEYKAIVKAADVLAAYIKTLNELRFNNDEFVHVKEGLDGTIEKLVETMPEVEVFMDIFCGSCTTTFDKISG, encoded by the coding sequence GTGAAGAAAAAACAGAGCACTTTCATGGCATGGGTGACCCGAATGCCGCTTATCAAGCGCTGGGCACTGATGCATTGTTTTCAGGAAGAGAATGTTTCTGAGCATTCTCATCAGGTTTCCGTTATCGCTCATTTGCTGACCGTGATTAAGAATAAACGCTTCGGTGGCAATCTGAGCCCGGAAAGAGCCGCAGTCATTGCGATTTATCATGAAATTTCAGAAACGAAGCTTCAGGATATTAATTCAAAGACCAAGTACCATAGTCCGGAATTTACTGCGGCCTTTAAAAAACTTGAAGATATAGCCGAGAAGGAATGTCTGGAAACTCTGCCGGAAGATCTCCGCGACGAATTCGCCGATCTGCTGGTCCAGAAAAATGTTGATGCCGAGTATAAGGCCATCGTCAAAGCTGCCGACGTGCTTGCCGCGTATATCAAGACATTGAATGAATTACGCTTTAACAATGATGAGTTCGTCCATGTAAAAGAAGGCCTCGACGGCACTATTGAGAAGCTGGTCGAAACCATGCCTGAAGTTGAAGTATTTATGGACATATTCTGCGGTAGTTGTACCACAACCTTTGATAAAATTTCAGGTTAA